The Trichosurus vulpecula isolate mTriVul1 chromosome 3, mTriVul1.pri, whole genome shotgun sequence genome includes a window with the following:
- the LOC118841373 gene encoding late lactation protein B-like: protein MKVFFLTIALSLFSILQAEESTSSGEVLGGTYYINAVVADTEFPEDERPKALSPVTISFLNDGNVEASFTVRKDGKCKEIKGKLEKTDNPNEFTIDEGRYHVYVTKTSAPDSWILLFEGEFKGKQVKVVKLLGPNAEVDPEALNEYQEFIREKGFNERRVISPEQEEACTPEDA from the exons ATGAAGGTCTTTTTCCTAACCATAGCACTAAGCCTGTTCTCCATCCTCCAAGCTGAAGAATCAACATCTTCTGGAGAAGTATTGGGG GGcacatactatataaatgctgttgtCGCAGACACGGAATTTCCTGAGGACGAGAGGCCTAAGGCCCTCTCACCTGTGACCATCTCCTTTCTTAATGACGGTAATGTGGAGGCCTCATTTACTGTCAG GAAGGATGGCAAATgcaaagagattaaaggaaaaTTAGAGAAAACAGACAATCCCAATGAATTCACCATAG ATGAGGGCAGATACCATGTGTACGTAACTAAGACCTCTGCGCCAGATAGTTGGATTCTCTTATTTGAAGGCGAGTTCAAGGGTAAACAAGTCAAAGTGGTGAAACTTTTGG GTCCAAACGCAGAAGTGGACCCTGAAGCTTTGAACGAATATCAGGAATTCATCAGAGAGAAAGGATTTAATGAAAGAAGAGTCATCTCTCCTGAGCAAGAAG AGGCCTGCACCCCAGAAGATGCTTAA